In one Longimicrobium sp. genomic region, the following are encoded:
- a CDS encoding S8 family serine peptidase: protein MRAARTLLAVGSLAALAACSDGSVTSARAPELAPLRSAGGAAIEGSYVVVLEEGADPTSVAAVAGVSPRFVYTAALNGFAAELNAGQLNALQHNPSVAYIEEDQTYTTQTTQSGATWGIDRIDQRNLPLSGTYTYNATGSGVRAYVIDTGIYASHSGFGGRASNVYDYAGGSGTDCHGHGTHVAGTIGSTTYGVAKSSLLRGVRVLNCSGSGSTSAIAAGIDWVRANHIKPAVANLSIGGGFSSTLNTAVTNLANAGVFVAVAAGNENQSACNVSPASASAVTTVAASTRSDAKASYSNYGSCVDLYAPGSSITSLWLNGGTNTISGTSMASPHVAGVGALYKSAFGDASQGTIDSWIKTNATANVITGNVTGTPNRLLYKSTL, encoded by the coding sequence ATGAGAGCAGCTCGCACCCTGCTGGCCGTGGGCTCCCTGGCGGCGCTGGCCGCCTGCTCCGACGGGTCGGTGACGTCCGCGCGCGCACCCGAGCTGGCGCCCCTGCGCTCGGCCGGCGGCGCGGCGATCGAGGGGTCGTACGTGGTGGTGCTGGAAGAGGGCGCCGACCCCACCTCGGTGGCGGCGGTGGCGGGGGTGAGCCCGCGCTTCGTCTACACGGCGGCGCTCAACGGCTTCGCGGCCGAGCTGAACGCCGGGCAGCTGAACGCCCTGCAGCACAACCCGAGCGTGGCGTACATCGAGGAAGACCAGACCTACACCACGCAGACCACGCAGTCGGGCGCCACCTGGGGGATCGACCGCATCGACCAGCGGAATCTCCCGCTCTCGGGCACCTACACGTACAACGCCACGGGAAGCGGCGTGCGCGCCTACGTGATCGACACGGGGATCTACGCCAGCCACAGCGGCTTCGGCGGGCGCGCGTCGAACGTGTACGACTACGCGGGCGGCAGCGGCACCGACTGCCACGGCCACGGCACCCACGTGGCGGGCACCATCGGCTCGACGACGTACGGCGTGGCGAAGAGCTCGCTGCTGCGCGGCGTGCGGGTGCTCAACTGCTCGGGCTCGGGCTCCACCAGCGCCATCGCCGCGGGGATCGACTGGGTGCGCGCCAACCACATCAAGCCGGCGGTGGCCAACCTCTCCATCGGCGGCGGCTTCTCGTCTACCCTGAACACGGCGGTCACCAACCTGGCCAACGCGGGGGTGTTCGTGGCGGTGGCGGCGGGGAACGAGAACCAGAGCGCTTGCAACGTGTCGCCGGCCAGCGCCTCGGCGGTCACCACGGTGGCGGCCTCCACCCGGTCCGACGCCAAGGCCAGCTACTCCAACTACGGGAGCTGCGTGGACCTGTACGCGCCGGGCTCCTCCATCACCTCGCTCTGGCTGAACGGCGGCACCAACACCATCAGCGGCACCTCCATGGCCAGCCCGCACGTGGCGGGCGTGGGCGCGCTCTACAAGTCGGCGTTCGGCGACGCCAGCCAGGGCACGATCGACTCGTGGATCAAGACCAACGCGACGGCGAACGTGATCACCGGCAACGTCACGGGGACGCCGAACCGGCTGCTCTACAAGTCGACGCTGTGA
- a CDS encoding S8 family peptidase: protein MQRGSLAALALLALAACADQGVTSARAPEVAPLRSAAAGRAVEGSYLVVLEEGADPRAVAAVAGVTPRHVYESALNGFAATLNAGQLNALQHLPEVAYVEEDQLYEYATTQSGATWGIDRIDQRSRPLSGTYTYNSTGAGVRAYIIDSGINPSHTQFATSRAAVSYDATGGNGIDCNGHGTHVAGTIGGTTYGVAKGVLLRAVRVGQCGSSLLVSDIVEGIDWVRANHVKPAVANMSLGGGFSSSINTATSNLINAGVFVAVAAGNSNVDACSGSPSGVTAAVVVAASTSSDAKASYSNWGTCVDLYAPGSSITSAWYSSNTATATISGTSMASPHVTGVAALYKATFGDASQSTIQSWLINNATTGVITGNVSGTPNRLLYKSTL, encoded by the coding sequence ATGCAGAGAGGTTCGCTCGCCGCCCTTGCCCTGCTCGCCCTCGCCGCCTGCGCCGACCAGGGCGTCACGTCCGCGCGCGCGCCCGAGGTCGCCCCGCTCCGCTCCGCCGCGGCCGGCCGCGCCGTGGAGGGCTCGTACCTGGTGGTGCTCGAAGAGGGCGCCGACCCGCGCGCCGTGGCGGCCGTGGCCGGCGTCACGCCCAGGCACGTCTACGAGTCGGCGCTCAACGGCTTCGCGGCCACCCTGAACGCCGGGCAGCTGAACGCGCTGCAGCACCTCCCCGAGGTGGCGTACGTGGAGGAGGACCAGCTGTACGAGTACGCCACCACGCAGTCGGGGGCCACCTGGGGGATCGACCGCATCGACCAGCGGAGCCGGCCGCTCTCGGGAACCTACACCTACAACTCCACCGGCGCGGGCGTGCGGGCGTACATCATCGACTCGGGGATCAACCCCAGCCACACGCAGTTCGCCACCAGCCGCGCCGCGGTCTCGTACGACGCCACCGGCGGCAACGGCATCGACTGCAACGGGCACGGCACCCACGTGGCCGGCACCATCGGCGGCACCACCTACGGGGTGGCCAAGGGCGTGCTGCTGCGCGCGGTGCGCGTGGGGCAGTGCGGCTCCAGCCTGCTGGTCTCCGACATCGTGGAGGGGATCGACTGGGTGCGGGCCAACCACGTCAAGCCCGCCGTGGCCAACATGTCGCTGGGCGGCGGCTTCTCGTCGTCGATCAACACCGCCACCTCCAACCTGATCAACGCGGGCGTCTTCGTGGCCGTGGCCGCGGGGAACAGCAACGTCGACGCGTGCAGCGGCTCGCCCTCGGGCGTGACCGCCGCCGTGGTGGTGGCCGCCAGCACCTCGAGCGACGCCAAGGCGAGCTACAGCAACTGGGGAACCTGCGTGGACCTGTACGCGCCGGGCTCGTCGATCACCTCGGCGTGGTACTCGTCGAACACGGCCACGGCCACCATCAGCGGCACCTCGATGGCCAGCCCGCACGTGACCGGCGTGGCGGCGCTCTACAAGGCCACCTTCGGCGACGCCTCGCAGAGCACCATCCAGTCGTGGCTGATCAACAACGCCACCACGGGCGTGATCACCGGCAACGTGAGCGGCACCCCGAACCGCCTGCTCTACAAGTCGACCCTGTAG